A single genomic interval of Scatophagus argus isolate fScaArg1 chromosome 22, fScaArg1.pri, whole genome shotgun sequence harbors:
- the LOC124054085 gene encoding uncharacterized protein LOC124054085, protein MKVTTTLSSAKVPPSNISTEERKALISLQKDQDIMILSADKGRCTVILNTQDYHSKVATLLSDTATSEKLKRNPTSNYKQQLISYLQKLEKDQLINRKLYFQLYPGEATPCLYGLPKIHKEGVPLRPIVSSINSVTYKVAKHLAHILAPLVGHSPHHIHNSQDFVNKVKEIIMDPDDTMVSFDVTSLFTCIPTSEATQMV, encoded by the coding sequence ATGAAGGTTACAACCACCCTCTCCAGTGCTAAGGTACCCCCATCGAACATTTCTACAGAGGAACGCAAAGCTTTAATTTCCTTGCAGAAAGACCAGGACATCATGATCTTGTCTGCAGACAAAGGAAGATGCACTgtcattctaaacacacaggaCTACCACTCCAAAGTGGCCACCCTCCTCAGCGACACAGCCACTTCtgaaaaactgaagagaaaTCCCACCAGCAACTACAAACAACAGCTAATTAGCTATTtacaaaaactggaaaaagatCAATTAATCAACCGCAAACTCTACTTCCAGCTCTACCCCGGAGAGGCCACTCCATGCCTTTATGGACTCCCGAAAATACACAAAGAAGGAGTCCCCCTCAGACCCATTGTCAGCAGCATCAATTCGGTCACATACAAGGTGGCGAAACACCTGGCCCACATCTTGGCGCCACTAGTTGGACACAGTCCTCATCACATCCACAACTCTCAGgattttgtgaacaaagtcaAGGAAATCATCATGGACCCAGATGACACCATGGTCTCCTTTGATGTCACCTCTTTGTTTACGTGCATCCCCACCTCAGAAGCCACTCAGATGGTATAA
- the LOC124053916 gene encoding microsomal glutathione S-transferase 1-like, whose amino-acid sequence MANLMEDKVFMAFTTYAVIVILKMMLMAPMTAFYRITRGAFSNEEDVGKKSSEEKKKLLRTDPDVERVRRCHQNDLENIIPFVVIGLLYALTGPELSAALLHFRLFTGSRICHTIAYVGALPQPSRGLSWIVGMLVTFSMAYRVLSTVIFL is encoded by the exons ATGGCAAACCTAATGGAAGATAAGGTATTTATGGCTTTCACCACCTATGCTGTTATTGTCATTCTGAAGATGATGTTGATGGCGCCCATGACTGCATTCTACCGCATCACCAGAGGG GCTTTCTCAAATGAAGAGGATGTGGGCAAAAAATcttcagaggagaagaagaaactgcTGAGAACTGACCCAGATGTAGAGCGAGTTCGAAG GTGTCACCAGAATGACCTGGAGAATATTATTCCCTTTGTGGTGATTGGCCTGCTCTACGCCCTGACTGGACCTGAGCTTTCAGCTGCTTTGCTTCACTTTCGCCTCTTTACTGGCTCTCGGATCTGCCATACCATAGCCTACGTCGGTGCTCTGCCTCAACCCAGCAGAGGTCTGTCCTGGATAGTCGGCATGCTGGTCACTTTCTCCATGGCTTACAGGGTGCTCAGCACAGTTATCTTCCTTTAG